GAGCGCGGCGACAGCCAGGGCTTTGACGCCCGCTTCAGGCATTCGCCGAGCGGCCTGGAACTGAAAAAAGTCAGGAACATCCGCCCGGGCTTCAACCAGGGATTCTGGGTTGGGCTGGCCAATGCAGCGCTGGAGACCGTGACCGCCGGGCGCATGCCTTACACCCTGAGAAACCACGCTGACCACAGCGCATTGCGAAAACTGGATGAGTACAAGTCGCCACAGCGCCGCTGGGTCAAACGCGAGTTGCCGCCGCGCGACCAGTTGGCGTCGGTTTATTTCTCGGCGACCGATCACGATGAGAACCAGCCGGTGCATCTGCATGTTGCCGACACCGACATCTGCATAACTCGCTGCGCCGAGGAATTCGGTAATCCGTGCACGCGATTTTGTCCGGTCGGGGTCTACGAAATCGTCAGCGACGATGCGGGCAAGCGCCTGCAGATCAACGCGGCGAATTGCGTCCATTGCAAGGCCTGCGATATCAAGGACCCCTATGGCATTATCGACTGGGTGCCGCCGGAAGGCGGCTCAGGCCCCAATTACCATGGCTTGTGAACATTCGCAGGCAAGCACCAGGAGACCCCGCTGATGGCCGGATTTAACAAGGTAGTCGCCACCTACGATGAAGCCCTGGCGGGTCTGAGCGACGGCATGACGGTCATGGTCGGCGGTTTCGGCCTGTGCGGCATCCCCGAAGGCCTGATCCAGAAAGTCAAGGATATGGGCATCAAGGAACTCACCTGTATTTCTAACAATGCCGGGGTCGATGGTTTCGCGCTCGGCAAGTGGCTGGAAGGCCGCCAGATAAAAACCATGATCGGCTCCTATGTCGGTGAAAACGCCTTGTTCGAGCGATTGTTCATATCGGGAGAAATGGAAGTCATCCTGACGCCGCAGGGCACGCTGGCGGAAAAAATCCGTGCCGGCGGCGCCGGCATACCCGCTTTTTATACCGCAACCGGTTATGGCACGGATGTCGCCAAGGGCAAAGACACGCGCGAATTCAACGGGCGCAACTATGTGCTCGAGGAGTCGCTGACCGCGGATTATTCGCTGGTCAAGGCGTGGAAGGCAGACACCATGGGCAACCTCGTCTATCGAATGACGGCGCAGAATTTCAACCCGATGATGGCGACCGCCGGCAAGATCACCGTGGCGGAAGTCGAGGAAATCGTCGAACCGGGAGAACTGGACCCGGAGCACATCCATACGCCCGGAATCTTCGTCCAGCGCCTGATCAAAGGTACGTTTGAGAAGCGTATCGAACAACGAACCATCCGCAGCGC
The sequence above is drawn from the Pseudomonadota bacterium genome and encodes:
- a CDS encoding CoA transferase subunit A, yielding MAGFNKVVATYDEALAGLSDGMTVMVGGFGLCGIPEGLIQKVKDMGIKELTCISNNAGVDGFALGKWLEGRQIKTMIGSYVGENALFERLFISGEMEVILTPQGTLAEKIRAGGAGIPAFYTATGYGTDVAKGKDTREFNGRNYVLEESLTADYSLVKAWKADTMGNLVYRMTAQNFNPMMATAGKITVAEVEEIVEPGELDPEHIHTPGIFVQRLIKGTFEKRIEQRTIRSA